Within Pseudomonadota bacterium, the genomic segment ATCCTTAAAGCAGGCAGCCATTCTCATCTCTGATTATGTTGATCATTATAACAATCAGCGCCTCCACAGCGCTATTGGCTACATTGCACCAATTCAAAATTAAAAATGAGTGCATTCTGTCAGAAAATCTGATACCAAGAAGGTAGGACTTGATCGATGAGATTGGGCCTTTGTAGTATCTAAGAAACGAAGGTCATTTGTCCGATTCCCGCTGAACCAACACAGTCGCACGTTTGGAAAATTAGCGTTCAGGATGACGGCTGAGGTGTGTAACACACAATTCAATCATTCTGCACAGCTGCTTTTAAAGCAAAAGCCCCAGCAAACAAATTCACTGGCACTGCAAAAAGGCTGCACGCAAACAAAAGCCACAGAGCATTATTGGGACAGACATCCTGCTGAGCAGCAACAATTGCCCCACAAGCAAAAATAAGTGGCGGAATCAGCAAAGGAAAAACTAACACTGACGTCACCAATTGATGCGACCTCATTCCCAATACGATCGTGCTCGATAAAACTGCAAGAGCACTCATACCAGGAACTCCCAACAAAAACGACGCAAACACAACAAATATCACCAATTGTTTCACGTGAAACATAATTGCGCATAACATCAACAGAATGCTGGCTTGGGTCAGGACAATCAAGCAATGTACACAAGTTTTTACCAACATGACCCACTCGAAATTAATTTCTAACTCATAAAGCTGTTCGAGTGTGCCATTCTTTAAGTCA encodes:
- a CDS encoding heme exporter protein CcmB; the protein is MNILLTLLKTEFLQLCRQKGSYLALLSFALLTLLVFTIAAGPNVTFFPVLLWVIILFVSSLMVSQLFETDLKNGTLEQLYELEINFEWVMLVKTCVHCLIVLTQASILLMLCAIMFHVKQLVIFVVFASFLLGVPGMSALAVLSSTIVLGMRSHQLVTSVLVFPLLIPPLIFACGAIVAAQQDVCPNNALWLLFACSLFAVPVNLFAGAFALKAAVQND